The uncultured Sphaerochaeta sp. genome includes the window TTTTCCATCTATGCCCAGGAATTGATCGACAGCTATGGGGCCAAGCGCCTGGTACGTGTGGGTACCTGTGGGACCATGAGTGAGTCACTCAAGCTCAAGGATGTTTTGATTGTCCAGGGAGCAGACTCTGACAGTGGGATGAACGTGAGCCGTTTCGGAACCTACCAATTCGCCCCTACTGCAACCTTCCCCTTGCTTATGAGAGCCTATGAGAATGCAAAGTCGATGGGCATCGGGTATGCCGTAGGGAATGTATTCACCAGTGATCAGTTCTATGACATGAAGGGTGATGAGAAAAAGGCAATTGCACAGTCAGTGGGAACAATGGCGGTCGATATGGAGACATGTGAACTCTATACCTTGGCCCGTCTCAAGGGCATCGAGGCCCTGACCTTGCTTACCGTTAGTGACTCCTTGCTTACCGGTGAACAGGTTGCTCCAAAAGAGAGGCAGACAACCTTCGATTCGATGGTAGATCTTGCCTTGCAAACCCTCTTTGACTAAGGGAAAAAGAGCCATTGGTTGACTAAGCGCTGTGATTCTTTTACGATTGCGTAGAAGAACGTCCGTCAGGATACTTTTTGGGAGTAAGCATGATTCTCATCAACATTGATTCCTTGTCTACTACCGAGTTGCAATATATCGCCCAACAGGAATGTTTGGAAGATTGGCAGACACTCGATCGGGAGGAGCTCATCGACGCCTTGGAGGAAGCCTTCGGCGAACAAGACGATGAAGTCTCTTCGGCACAGAAGGGAAAAATCCATAGAAACAGGTTTTGCAACTCCCTTACCGACTATCGGGGGGACAAGCAGAATCTGAGTGATCTCCCTGGCGTTGAACAGTTGCCTGAATCCTATCTGGATACATCCATCCATCTCTTGATTCGTGACCCTCAGTGGGCCTATGCCTATTGGTCCCTGTCACCGGCTTCCCTGCAAATGGTTTTCGGTGAGGATGGACAAGCTCCCAGCAGCTTGTTCCTTCGTGTTCAGGAAACCCGACTCGAGAGCGGGGAAGTGTTGTCCTTTGATATCTCAGTGGAACGTGAAGATACCCAGTGGAATATCAACCTTCCCAATATGGGATCTTCGTATCTGGTTGATCTTTGCTGGCGTGACCGTAAGGGAAATGAGATGTCCCTGGCACAGAGCAAGAGTATCGAAACCTATCCTGCCTACTGGCAGAAGCATAGTGAAGAATTGGTGGGAGATTACTCCTCATTCCTGGCAAACTTCTCCTCCCTGGTGACAAAGGAAGGGGAGATTGTTGATAATCCAGTGATCAGGGATCTCGCACAGCATCTGAGTAAGGGGGTACTGTAATGGCCAAACCATCAATTGCA containing:
- the deoD gene encoding purine-nucleoside phosphorylase; amino-acid sequence: MSIHIVSDKNSIADTVLLPGDPLRAKHIAQTYLADVVQYNEIRGMYGFTGLYHGQRVSVQGTGMGMPSFSIYAQELIDSYGAKRLVRVGTCGTMSESLKLKDVLIVQGADSDSGMNVSRFGTYQFAPTATFPLLMRAYENAKSMGIGYAVGNVFTSDQFYDMKGDEKKAIAQSVGTMAVDMETCELYTLARLKGIEALTLLTVSDSLLTGEQVAPKERQTTFDSMVDLALQTLFD
- a CDS encoding DUF4912 domain-containing protein, which produces MILINIDSLSTTELQYIAQQECLEDWQTLDREELIDALEEAFGEQDDEVSSAQKGKIHRNRFCNSLTDYRGDKQNLSDLPGVEQLPESYLDTSIHLLIRDPQWAYAYWSLSPASLQMVFGEDGQAPSSLFLRVQETRLESGEVLSFDISVEREDTQWNINLPNMGSSYLVDLCWRDRKGNEMSLAQSKSIETYPAYWQKHSEELVGDYSSFLANFSSLVTKEGEIVDNPVIRDLAQHLSKGVL